The Cygnus olor isolate bCygOlo1 chromosome 2, bCygOlo1.pri.v2, whole genome shotgun sequence genome contains the following window.
CTGCGGGGTCACTCCGTCCCATCACCCACCTCACTAATGAGGATATTgtggccacaagatagagcacaggaagttctgcaccaacatgagaaacaacttcttcacagtgagggtgacggagcactggaacaggctgcccagggaggttgtggagtctccttctctggagatattcaaggcccgtctggatgcctacctgggcagcctgctctaaggaacctgctttggcaggggggttggacccgatgatctttcgaggtcccttccaaccccgtcaattctgtgattctgtgattctgtgatatcgAACAGTGCTGGCCCCACTGCCGAGCCCTGGCCTACACCGCTAGGGCCTTGCCTGCAACACCGCTCTGTGCCACTCAGCAATAGCCTCTGCACCCAGCAATCGGCCACTTTTCAGCCCACCTCACTGTCCCTTTATCTATCCCGTACTTTGTCCGCTTCTCTATGAGCGTGTCATGGGAGCAAGCGTCAAAGAAAGCCCTTACTAAAGGCTTTACTGAAGTtgagcagcagccactgctctcccctcctccaCTAAGCTGGTCACCTCAATTTAGAAGACGCTGAGGAGGCTCACGCGTGACTTTCCCTCTCTAAATCCGTGCTGACTACTCCCCATCACATTCTGGTTCTTCGTCTGCTCGACAACGCTTTCCGGGAGGATTTCCTTTAGAACCTTCCCAGCGACTGATGTCAGGCCAACCAGCCTCTGGTTTCCCACACCTTCCTTCTTCACCTCCTTGAACACAGGAGCGCGGCGAGTCTCTTCCAGTCTTCCGGAGCCTCTCCCACTcaccatgacctttcaaagataattAGTAGTGGCCTCGCAAGGACACcacacagctccctcagcattCGTGGCTGCAACCCAGCAGGCCTCACGGAACAAGGCGCACCCAGTTGCACAGCCCCCCTTCCTACCTTGCTTCATCTTCCTCAGCAACAAGCGCTACTCACCTCAGCAGCAAGCCAAAACCACCTCAGCCGAACGGGGACAGGCCTTGCCACTCGTCAGCCATGCCCGGGACCACCCAGCCAGGAGGGGCTCACGGCTGCAGCCCCGCGCACCATGCATGCCTCCaactccctgctgcagggaccaAACCCTGCGTCTGACCATCAAAGCCTAGGCAGGGAAAGGGCCTCACCCTTGGGCGCTCAGTGCTGAATAAGACCCCAAAAGCTCTGCCTCGGTCTCCCTGCCAAACCACTCCCCCTCAGCTCAGGGCTTGCAAGCTTTCAACGAGGCCTGGGAGGACAACGTCCTGCTGTCGCAaacagctctcctctgcctgaTCAAACTACCACCCGCCAAGCTACCgcaagaagaaaacacacagcctcccttctcccacccAGGACCTTCCAAGCACAAAGGCCACCAAGCCACCGACGAGGAATAAACACAGGCGTAGGGAGtgggcaggaaggcagggagggaacGAGTGCGATGCCAGTGCCAGCGCCTCACGCCCAGCACATCTGGGAAGCCCAGACCAGCCTGCATTATGGCGACGCCAGCAAATAGGGCCCCCTCCTCACAACAATGCAGCCGCAAGCCGCACCGCACGAGTGATACGCCATGACCTCACTTCATAACAACCCACCTCTCTCATGCTTTGGCCGCGTCTGCCGACTGCCCTCAAACGCACTCGCCATGCAAATCCATCCAAAGAGCCACCCTCACTTAAAAGCTGCCGCCAAGGCCACAGAGACACATCCTcaacaggagaaaagaacaCGAGAGCGTTGTGGAAACGACAACATGCCCCACCTCATTACTTGCCAGGCTTTAGCATGTAAGAGCAGCTCACGCCAAATGCTGTCATGCGCACAGGCTCTCTCGCCCCGCGGGCACTCACGGACCAGCATAAAAGCCGGCCCTGCGACTCGCACCCTCACACAATCCTCCCGACGCCTTCTCCCCTGCGCCCAACAAGGTGAGCCTGAACCCCGCTCCCCTCCTTCGCCCGCCCCACCAGGCCTCTCTCTCCACACGCCCTTTCCCCCTTAGCCTCAGCagcccttcttcctccccaccgCCACGCTCCCCACAACCCCAGGCCTCCCCACTCTCTTGGCCTCCCCCAGCACTACTGCTCAAGCCCCCAACATCCTCCGCCTTCCCAACACCCTCCACCTTCCCAACACCCTCTCTTCCAGGGACCCTCCACACCACAGACATGTCCTGCTACGACATCTGCCGCCCCTGCGGACCCACCCCGCTGGCTAACAGCTGCAACGAGCCCTGTGTCAGGCAGTGCGAGGACTCCCGCGTCGTCATCCAGCCTCCTGCCGTGCTGGTCACCCTGCCAGgacccatcctcagctccttcccccagaaCACCGCCGTTGGATCCTCCGCATCAGCTGCCGTGGGCAGCAACCTCAGCGCCCAGGGAGTGCCCATCTCCTCCGGGGGATTCGGAGGCTTTGGCCTTGGAGGCTTTGGCTTCGGAGGTCTTGGCTGCATCAGCGGCGGAAGAGCCTGCTACCCCTGCTAAGGACCCACGCCAACACCCCTGACAGAAGCTTCCAACACCGTGAAAGACAGCTCTCAGACTGAGGACGCACCTCTGCGCTGTTCATGGCACGCGGGCTCACCAGCCGCGACTCCTCATTCCACGGCAcaacaaagcaagcaagcaaggaaGGGGCCAGCCCATGCTGTCAGGACACGTGGCCAACATacctccttctttcttcctctttctcctttccataGCACCACCTTCTACGGCCGCTACTCTCTGCTGCAATGCCTTGCTCACTAGCACAATCCCTCGGGAGACCTtctggggctgctcccaccaCAGGGTAGGGAGACCTTGGGGCTCTGGGAAAATCTGCTCTACGCAAGGGACATAGGCTGGTGGTCGCCCTCCAGGCACCTCAGAATGTGCACCTTCCACTTGACGCTCcctctttttcatgttttcctcaATAAAATCCGCCTGCATCCCATATCCCCACatgcctcctcttcctttcttctcccaaCGCTCTTCCAACTTCACCcgacaaaaagaacaaaaagcagcgCTCAAGTGGCCATCAGGGCCCAAGCCTGgtggtgttcaagaagcattggGACAACGCTCTTACATAGCTCCTTGTCACTAAAATGGAAAGACGTGATGGGCCACTCAGCAGACAATGAATTGCCCGCATGGTCACATACCAAGAGTTGCGGTCAACAGCTCGGTGCTCAGGTGGAGACCAGGGAGGAGTGGTGTCCCTCTGGCGTCTCTAGTGAGGCCAGTATGATTTAACAGAGTTGTCCGTCACACGGACACCACACATATGGTGCGAGACTCCTCGTGGATTGAGGATGCACCTTTGTGCCGTCGCTGACCCACTGGGTCTTCAGCTCCACAACCACGGCTATTTCTCTCAAGGCATGAACCAGAGAAGCAAGGAAGTGGGCTATTCCGTGATGTTTGGAAACATGGCCGACTTACATTCTACCATTCTCCCACTTCTTTCCTTGACTTGCGCTGTCTCGTATGTCTGGTTCTCTCTGCTGCTATGACGTGCTCACCAGCCAAACGCCACCAGGGATCGActccctctctgctgctcccatCACAGGGCTGGAAGATTTCCGTGCTCCGAGAAAATCTTCCGCGCACAACGATGACGTTGTTGGTCACCCTACGTGCATCCAAGACCCCCCGGGGATGTTCCACTTGCTGCTCCTTCCTTTCCATGCGCTTTCCTCAATAAAGTTCTCAAGCATGCCAGCCTGAcgctcctcctcttcccttcttctcccaGCACCCTTCCCACTTCTCTCAGTACAAAGGCAAAGCTCAACGGGTCATCGG
Protein-coding sequences here:
- the LOC121065063 gene encoding feather keratin 1-like, translated to MSCYDICRPCGPTPLANSCNEPCVRQCEDSRVVIQPPAVLVTLPGPILSSFPQNTAVGSSASAAVGSNLSAQGVPISSGGFGGFGLGGFGFGGLGCISGGRACYPC